A portion of the Bifidobacterium sp. ESL0800 genome contains these proteins:
- a CDS encoding YhgE/Pip domain-containing protein: protein MRTIWSLFRGDLRRMTSNIISIIILMGLVVIPALFTWFNVTASWDPFGNTKNLKFAVASVDDGYSSDLMPVKMKLGDQVIGQLRANSQLDWTFTTKDKAIEGTKAGTYYAAVIIPKDFSRNMMTFFSSNAKHATLEYYTNEKKNAVAPKVTGQGADQISKEVNEMFAKTITSTALSVANGLSKQLDSSDARGRLTTFNGNINDLASQLNDSATSVDAYASLIDVSQTLLSSSSALLSNASNDAGKSLRQLNKAAGSVKDVSGALNTATSTLSQALNASSSGNATIGTSIGNAFDSVGKSSADVSATLRKQAGLIGEQAAQYQKIRDTLAGLPAAPTDTLATLDSIIAKQKALQTALDASANDLEAKTGDAARQREQIIDLAKQSKSAIDGLNADLSATLKPQIANITASLASVSGTLSGTGTDLNNAVTALNDTTNQASGKLKQAQATLSGTSATLSAASGKLTTFSRQFTDALDSGDMAKVRKLLSDDPDKLAATLAAPVALKRNAVFPVENFGTSLTPFYTFIPLWVGSLLIALTIKTDVSRETRRRLGEIGSGWSWLRKRQRRYQRQKRRSSESRAGIGAETSPAVLSSATAASMAQNHATDVAALAGDGNDSGSNSTLGDVLSANPGTPDEANTLVLNHPIDADNETTQRMGVTRTNVDTAPQTVAEPVSPDDESVPIDDAGRLFTEPKPYQLFLGRFGIFAFISLLQSTFSCAGTLLFLRVHAVHPMLFMLSGWISGLVYAFVIYTLVACFGTIGKAMSVIVLVMQISGSSGTYPLQVLPKFVAVINPFLPATHSIQAARAAIAGIYQNDFWIQLGIVLIYAAVMLVIGLLMPKPSKFNTWFSGQMERTKLI from the coding sequence ATGAGAACGATCTGGAGCCTCTTCCGCGGCGACTTGCGGCGCATGACCAGCAATATCATCTCGATCATCATCCTGATGGGGCTGGTCGTCATCCCCGCGCTGTTCACGTGGTTCAATGTCACCGCAAGCTGGGATCCGTTCGGCAACACGAAAAACCTCAAATTCGCGGTCGCGAGCGTCGATGATGGCTATTCCAGCGATCTGATGCCAGTGAAAATGAAACTTGGCGACCAGGTCATCGGCCAGCTTCGTGCCAACAGCCAGCTCGACTGGACGTTCACCACTAAAGACAAGGCTATTGAAGGCACCAAGGCGGGCACTTACTACGCGGCGGTCATCATTCCCAAGGATTTCAGCCGCAACATGATGACCTTCTTCTCCTCAAACGCCAAACATGCGACGCTTGAGTATTACACCAATGAGAAGAAGAACGCCGTCGCCCCGAAGGTCACCGGCCAAGGCGCCGACCAGATCTCCAAAGAGGTCAACGAGATGTTCGCGAAGACCATCACCAGCACCGCGCTGAGCGTGGCGAACGGACTTTCGAAGCAGCTCGATTCCTCGGACGCCCGCGGTCGCCTGACCACATTCAACGGCAATATCAACGATCTGGCCAGCCAGCTCAACGATTCCGCAACAAGCGTGGACGCCTACGCCAGCCTTATCGACGTCTCCCAGACCCTGCTTTCCAGCTCTTCGGCCCTGCTTTCCAACGCTTCGAACGATGCCGGCAAATCATTGCGACAGCTCAACAAGGCAGCCGGCAGCGTCAAAGACGTTTCGGGTGCGCTCAACACCGCAACTTCCACGCTTTCTCAGGCTTTGAACGCCAGCAGTTCAGGAAACGCGACCATCGGCACAAGCATCGGCAACGCCTTCGACAGCGTCGGCAAATCTTCCGCCGACGTTTCGGCGACGCTGCGCAAACAGGCTGGGCTCATCGGCGAGCAGGCGGCGCAATATCAGAAAATCCGGGATACGTTGGCCGGGTTGCCGGCGGCCCCGACCGACACACTTGCCACTCTTGATAGCATCATCGCAAAGCAAAAGGCTCTGCAAACCGCTCTGGACGCTTCGGCCAACGACCTTGAAGCGAAAACCGGCGACGCGGCACGGCAACGCGAGCAAATCATCGACCTCGCCAAGCAATCAAAGTCCGCCATCGACGGGCTCAACGCCGACCTTTCCGCAACCTTGAAACCCCAAATCGCAAACATTACCGCGTCGCTTGCCTCGGTTTCCGGCACACTGAGCGGCACCGGCACGGACCTCAACAACGCCGTGACCGCGCTGAACGACACCACCAACCAGGCCAGCGGCAAACTCAAGCAGGCGCAGGCAACGCTCAGCGGCACCTCCGCCACGCTTTCGGCGGCCAGTGGCAAGCTGACCACATTCAGCAGGCAATTTACCGATGCGCTGGACAGCGGCGACATGGCCAAAGTCAGGAAGCTGCTTTCCGACGACCCCGACAAGCTCGCGGCCACGCTTGCCGCACCTGTCGCGCTCAAGCGCAACGCCGTGTTCCCGGTCGAGAATTTCGGCACATCGCTGACGCCGTTCTATACGTTCATTCCGCTCTGGGTCGGCTCGCTGCTGATCGCGCTGACCATCAAAACCGACGTTTCACGTGAAACAAGACGCAGGCTAGGCGAGATCGGCTCTGGCTGGAGCTGGTTGCGCAAACGACAGCGCAGGTATCAGCGTCAGAAGCGACGCAGCTCCGAAAGCAGGGCCGGCATCGGGGCCGAAACGTCGCCTGCCGTTCTTTCCTCTGCGACTGCTGCCAGCATGGCGCAAAACCATGCCACAGACGTTGCTGCACTTGCCGGAGACGGCAATGACAGCGGCAGCAACAGCACGCTTGGAGACGTACTGTCGGCGAATCCGGGAACCCCAGACGAGGCCAATACGCTCGTTCTCAATCATCCAATCGACGCCGATAACGAAACCACACAACGGATGGGCGTAACCAGAACTAACGTCGATACCGCGCCCCAGACTGTTGCAGAGCCTGTCTCGCCAGATGACGAATCCGTCCCCATCGACGACGCCGGACGCCTTTTCACCGAACCGAAACCCTACCAGCTTTTCCTCGGTCGTTTCGGCATCTTCGCTTTCATCTCGTTGCTGCAGAGCACCTTCTCCTGCGCCGGCACGTTGCTCTTCCTGCGCGTCCACGCGGTTCATCCGATGCTGTTCATGCTTTCCGGCTGGATTTCCGGCCTGGTCTACGCCTTCGTCATCTATACGCTCGTCGCCTGCTTCGGCACCATCGGCAAGGCGATGTCGGTAATCGTGCTTGTCATGCAGATTTCCGGTTCTTCCGGTACCTACCCGTTGCAGGTGCTGCCGAAATTCGTGGCGGTCATCAATCCGTTCCTGCCGGCCACCCACTCGATCCAGGCCGCTCGCGCCGCCATCGCCGGCATCTACCAGAACGATTTCTGGATCCAGCTGGGTATCGTCCTGATCTACGCCGCCGTGATGCTTGTCATCGGCCTGCTCATGCCGAAACCCTCGAAATTCAACACCTGGTTCTCCGGCCAAATGGAGCGCACCAAGCTAATCTAA
- a CDS encoding FtsX-like permease family protein, producing the protein MTNRQMFFRMLFSAVFRRRSRALMAVVASLVGAATLFCLAAICVAVPQQMNEEMRAYGANLIVTPTQRTVGGKAVEGSDGANAATSGFDRESVTSLNTAVKDAGSERSASYRYENTRINSLPFVVAGIDPHDVKALNHHWSVEGKWPSNGGVMLGRDAATKLDAKIGSVITIKYSPGKSVAAATGGTDGSNGSNGSGSAGSGNGSSGSNGSTSGSSDTGDSGTGSTASANGNSSGHDMQNMKGMKMSDSSHAGDVRQGMADATVKDKLGKALGDISAEAKAPDMSDMDMAVTNTQSMLGVKMSVVSPGSVNLVKWNSTDSAVNNADNHSGSVQLAEWKPTAPNAGGMEFRVDGIVDTGGSEDDMVYANNLDVDKLTGFERGADVVEFSVDTSDAGLSSLVSSINKKASLNAKAQKVTKITSSNVHIITMLQTLFWIVTVVVLVLTLVGVGTTISSIVSQRRNEIGLRKALGASSRNIAVEFTVEAALYGLIGGLFGTAIGYVLARALSASVFGQKLSLNWPLALASVVVAMLVAVLASLPPVRNAVRIDPAVVLQEE; encoded by the coding sequence ATGACAAATCGACAGATGTTCTTCCGTATGCTGTTCAGCGCGGTGTTTCGGCGGCGCTCGCGAGCGTTGATGGCCGTGGTCGCGTCCCTGGTGGGTGCGGCGACGCTCTTCTGTCTCGCCGCCATCTGTGTGGCGGTGCCGCAGCAGATGAATGAGGAAATGCGGGCTTATGGTGCCAATCTGATCGTCACGCCGACGCAACGGACCGTCGGTGGAAAGGCTGTTGAAGGTTCCGACGGCGCCAATGCCGCAACTTCCGGATTCGACCGGGAAAGTGTTACATCGCTGAATACTGCGGTCAAAGACGCCGGTTCCGAGCGCTCGGCTTCGTATCGGTACGAGAACACGCGTATCAACTCGTTGCCGTTCGTGGTGGCGGGCATTGACCCGCACGATGTGAAGGCGCTCAATCATCACTGGAGCGTAGAGGGCAAGTGGCCGTCGAACGGCGGGGTGATGCTCGGACGCGACGCGGCGACGAAGCTTGACGCCAAGATCGGCTCGGTTATCACCATCAAATACAGCCCCGGTAAAAGTGTGGCCGCCGCGACTGGCGGAACTGATGGTTCCAATGGTTCTAATGGTTCCGGTAGCGCTGGTTCGGGCAATGGAAGCTCGGGTTCGAACGGCTCGACTAGCGGTAGCAGCGATACCGGCGATTCCGGCACCGGCTCAACCGCGTCGGCAAACGGCAATTCGTCAGGTCATGACATGCAAAACATGAAGGGCATGAAGATGTCCGATTCGTCGCATGCCGGTGATGTACGGCAGGGTATGGCTGACGCGACGGTGAAGGACAAGCTGGGCAAGGCGCTGGGCGACATATCGGCGGAGGCCAAGGCCCCCGATATGTCGGATATGGATATGGCGGTTACGAACACGCAAAGCATGCTAGGTGTGAAGATGTCTGTCGTAAGCCCCGGTTCCGTCAACCTCGTGAAATGGAATTCGACAGATTCAGCCGTCAACAATGCCGATAATCACTCCGGTTCCGTCCAGCTGGCCGAGTGGAAGCCCACCGCTCCCAACGCAGGCGGTATGGAATTCCGCGTGGACGGCATCGTCGACACCGGCGGCAGCGAGGATGACATGGTCTATGCCAACAACCTCGACGTCGATAAGCTCACCGGCTTTGAGCGTGGGGCGGATGTGGTCGAATTTTCGGTCGATACGTCGGATGCTGGTCTGAGCAGTCTCGTAAGCAGTATCAACAAGAAGGCCTCGCTCAATGCCAAGGCGCAGAAGGTCACGAAAATCACCTCGTCCAACGTCCACATCATCACGATGCTGCAGACCTTGTTCTGGATTGTGACGGTTGTTGTGCTCGTGCTGACGCTCGTTGGCGTCGGGACCACGATTTCGTCCATCGTCTCTCAGCGTCGCAACGAAATCGGTCTGCGCAAGGCGCTTGGAGCTTCATCACGGAACATAGCGGTGGAATTCACCGTTGAAGCGGCACTTTATGGGCTGATTGGCGGATTGTTCGGCACAGCTATCGGCTATGTGCTCGCGCGCGCGTTGAGCGCTTCCGTTTTCGGGCAGAAGCTTTCTCTCAACTGGCCGTTGGCGCTCGCATCCGTGGTAGTGGCGATGTTGGTCGCGGTGCTTGCGTCGCTGCCGCCGGTGCGCAACGCGGTGCGGATCGATCCGGCCGTCGTGCTGCAGGAAGAATGA
- a CDS encoding toxin, with amino-acid sequence MSFENDENSPEASDGFMWYNIQVFPLRSAFKHGVSEEDMRHVFEHPNMVIDPKESPARKLYLGFDTIGRPLEVITMMVKGGEAIIHAMPMRKKYISGLEKGQL; translated from the coding sequence GTGTCTTTTGAAAACGATGAAAATAGTCCAGAAGCATCCGATGGATTTATGTGGTACAATATTCAAGTATTTCCGCTTCGCTCAGCTTTTAAGCACGGCGTGAGCGAAGAAGACATGCGTCATGTTTTTGAACACCCGAATATGGTAATAGATCCAAAAGAAAGTCCAGCCAGAAAATTGTACTTAGGATTTGACACCATCGGCCGACCATTGGAAGTGATAACAATGATGGTAAAAGGCGGAGAAGCCATCATACATGCTATGCCAATGCGGAAGAAGTACATCTCTGGACTTGAGAAAGGACAATTATGA
- a CDS encoding putative ABC transporter permease, producing the protein MKAASDSFDNSGNVGNSGNSGNSDTERVNRSTTMPVSRDARGKSPKALGKVAGSAAGAVVHSATRAAEGVRGASHNLANQASQHLTLIGRIYGVLVLFTGLVGVPYVGFAIFDSVRELLAGRLQVDALDLTFLLTCAQAVVSLVNAAALIVFGVMLLRNMRKHAAQWAYVLMGLTVAQGMLSLALQGLGIGVGLSLVQIAILVALAIALDPALIGERAVQRKLKRMDERDEYFEAKGSGMLGRDPSGKGYVELNVFNVFWLFVVGCVGGLIVEEIYHLIFFNEWQDRAGLIWGPFSPIYGFGVVVLTMCLNRLWHANAVLIFFSSAIIGGLFEAFVAWFMQIAFGIIAWNYSNDWLPLFGGKTSGKYMVFWGLAGLIWLRELLPRILKFINLIPWKWRYALTAVALVFMLIDIAVTLMALDSWYGRIAGLPQTSPVARFFGEHFGDSVMQQRFQTMSINPKWSGRA; encoded by the coding sequence ATGAAAGCTGCTTCCGATAGTTTCGATAATTCTGGCAATGTCGGTAATTCCGGTAATTCTGGCAACTCCGATACCGAACGTGTGAACCGATCGACCACAATGCCCGTTTCGCGAGATGCTCGGGGCAAGTCGCCGAAAGCACTTGGCAAGGTCGCCGGTTCCGCCGCGGGTGCTGTGGTGCATTCGGCCACCAGAGCTGCCGAAGGGGTGCGTGGCGCCTCGCATAATCTGGCAAATCAGGCGAGTCAGCACCTGACGCTTATCGGTCGGATTTACGGCGTGCTCGTGCTATTTACCGGATTGGTGGGTGTGCCCTACGTCGGCTTTGCGATTTTCGATAGTGTCCGTGAGCTTCTTGCCGGCAGACTTCAGGTCGATGCGCTGGACCTGACGTTCCTGCTCACTTGTGCACAGGCCGTCGTCTCGCTGGTCAACGCCGCCGCCCTCATCGTGTTCGGCGTCATGCTGCTGCGCAATATGCGCAAACATGCGGCGCAATGGGCCTACGTGTTGATGGGGCTGACCGTGGCTCAGGGCATGCTTTCGTTGGCATTGCAGGGGCTTGGAATCGGTGTCGGGCTTTCGCTGGTTCAGATCGCGATTCTGGTGGCGCTCGCCATCGCGCTCGACCCGGCGCTGATCGGCGAACGTGCGGTGCAGCGCAAACTCAAACGGATGGACGAGCGTGACGAGTACTTTGAAGCCAAAGGCTCTGGCATGCTCGGCCGTGACCCGAGCGGCAAAGGCTACGTCGAACTCAATGTTTTCAACGTGTTCTGGCTTTTCGTGGTCGGTTGCGTCGGCGGGCTGATTGTCGAGGAAATCTACCATCTCATCTTCTTCAACGAGTGGCAGGATCGTGCGGGATTGATTTGGGGGCCGTTCTCGCCGATTTACGGCTTCGGGGTTGTGGTGCTGACGATGTGCCTGAACCGCCTCTGGCACGCCAACGCCGTCCTGATTTTCTTCTCCAGCGCGATTATCGGCGGGCTGTTCGAGGCGTTCGTGGCGTGGTTCATGCAGATTGCGTTCGGCATCATCGCGTGGAACTATTCGAACGACTGGCTGCCGCTTTTTGGCGGGAAGACCAGCGGCAAGTACATGGTTTTCTGGGGGTTGGCGGGCCTGATCTGGTTGCGCGAACTGCTGCCGAGGATCTTGAAATTCATCAATCTCATCCCGTGGAAGTGGCGTTACGCGCTGACGGCCGTTGCGCTGGTATTCATGCTTATCGACATTGCGGTCACGCTGATGGCGCTGGACAGCTGGTATGGCCGTATCGCCGGCCTGCCGCAGACCTCGCCGGTCGCCCGCTTCTTCGGCGAACATTTTGGCGACTCGGTGATGCAGCAGCGTTTCCAGACCATGAGCATCAACCCGAAGTGGTCCGGTAGGGCGTAA
- a CDS encoding FtsX-like permease family protein, with product MFLLRMVFRSFSRQLKRRLLIAVTVCLSATICVAMLGVVFDVGDKLNAELSTYGSNIVVRPKADAVVSDLYNTADAGNGAETADPTSFLKESDVPSIKTTFWAFNITDFAPELNVNAMIDGRNVPVTGTWFSKKVPLATGESVVAGVRGMRSWWKIDGAWAKDGTGAAGTGKVVAASVDTDKAGVVQGMMGKELAGATHTKVGQTVTVSKVAADGQHRSQRVRIVGIFDSGDNDSSGLYIPSWSAQRLSDLPDSIDKIEVKALTTPENALARKAEKDPAALSQEEWETWYCTAYPSSIAYQIEEVMPGAVAKQVRQVAALQGDVLHKTQAVMILMTALSLIAAAIAVANLMASSIGERGSELALLKAIGATDGAVSRLMLTETAVISLIGGLVGAGLGSVLAQVIGHVVFGSGVAMRPMVFVLVFVLLAVTILIASFSSIRSILHLRPAEVLHGR from the coding sequence ATGTTCCTGTTACGAATGGTGTTTCGCTCGTTTTCACGGCAGCTCAAGCGGCGGTTGCTGATTGCGGTGACCGTATGCCTGTCGGCCACAATCTGCGTGGCGATGCTCGGTGTCGTCTTCGATGTGGGCGACAAGCTCAATGCCGAACTGTCGACGTACGGCTCGAATATCGTGGTGCGTCCCAAGGCCGACGCGGTGGTGTCGGATCTGTACAATACCGCCGACGCGGGTAATGGTGCCGAAACCGCGGACCCGACCTCGTTCCTCAAGGAATCGGACGTGCCCAGCATCAAAACGACGTTCTGGGCGTTTAATATCACCGATTTTGCGCCGGAGCTCAACGTGAACGCCATGATCGACGGGCGTAATGTGCCGGTGACGGGGACGTGGTTTTCCAAGAAAGTGCCGCTGGCAACCGGTGAAAGCGTGGTCGCCGGGGTCAGGGGCATGCGTTCGTGGTGGAAAATCGACGGGGCCTGGGCCAAGGATGGAACGGGGGCTGCGGGAACCGGCAAGGTCGTAGCGGCCTCGGTCGATACCGACAAAGCCGGCGTTGTTCAGGGGATGATGGGCAAGGAACTGGCCGGTGCCACCCATACCAAAGTCGGGCAGACCGTTACGGTTTCCAAGGTCGCGGCCGACGGACAGCATCGCAGCCAGCGCGTGCGGATCGTCGGGATTTTCGATTCGGGCGACAATGATTCGAGCGGTCTGTACATTCCCTCGTGGTCGGCTCAGAGGCTCTCCGATTTGCCGGATTCCATCGACAAAATCGAGGTCAAGGCGCTCACCACTCCCGAGAACGCGTTGGCACGCAAGGCCGAGAAAGACCCTGCGGCACTGAGCCAGGAGGAGTGGGAGACCTGGTATTGCACGGCCTATCCGTCTTCAATCGCCTATCAGATCGAGGAGGTCATGCCCGGGGCCGTTGCCAAGCAGGTACGGCAGGTGGCGGCGTTGCAGGGCGACGTGCTGCATAAGACACAGGCCGTGATGATTTTGATGACCGCGTTGAGCCTCATCGCAGCGGCCATCGCCGTGGCCAATCTCATGGCATCTTCAATCGGTGAGCGCGGTTCGGAACTGGCGCTTTTGAAGGCTATCGGCGCGACGGACGGTGCGGTTTCAAGGCTGATGCTCACCGAAACGGCGGTCATTTCACTGATTGGCGGATTGGTCGGTGCAGGGCTCGGCTCGGTGCTCGCACAAGTGATCGGGCATGTCGTTTTCGGCTCGGGAGTGGCGATGCGGCCCATGGTATTCGTGCTGGTATTCGTGCTTTTGGCTGTGACCATTCTGATTGCCTCGTTCTCCTCGATCCGTTCGATTCTGCACCTGCGTCCGGCGGAGGTGCTGCATGGAAGGTAA
- a CDS encoding ABC transporter ATP-binding protein, which yields MLLELDHISKIYGDLHAVDDLSLTVPAGQWLAVVGSSGSGKTTLMNIIGCMDSPSLGSVTLEGRELNDLNATQLADVRKNVIGLVFQKFYLVPHLTAVENVMVAQYYHSVVDEQEALEALDHVGLKDRAKHLPSELSGGEQQRVCIARALINHPKLILADEPTGNLDEKNEKIVLDLFRELHEQGTTIIVVTHDALVASCAQREIMLNHGILVGEQWNDDRAREAYEAAGGKPASTGAQVEGAQQGDAPISFVNPTKAAKVQG from the coding sequence ATGCTGCTCGAACTTGATCATATTTCGAAGATCTATGGTGACCTTCACGCGGTGGATGACCTCAGCCTCACCGTGCCGGCAGGGCAGTGGCTCGCGGTCGTCGGCTCGTCCGGGTCTGGCAAGACCACGCTGATGAACATCATCGGCTGCATGGACTCGCCCTCGTTGGGCTCAGTGACGCTCGAGGGCCGCGAACTCAACGATCTGAACGCCACCCAGCTGGCCGACGTGCGCAAGAACGTCATCGGCTTGGTCTTCCAGAAGTTCTACCTCGTGCCGCATCTCACCGCCGTCGAGAACGTCATGGTGGCACAGTATTACCATTCGGTGGTCGACGAGCAGGAAGCACTTGAAGCCCTTGACCACGTCGGGCTGAAGGACCGCGCGAAGCACCTGCCGAGCGAGCTTTCCGGCGGCGAACAGCAGCGTGTGTGCATCGCCCGTGCCCTGATCAACCATCCGAAGCTCATTTTGGCCGACGAGCCGACCGGCAATTTGGACGAGAAGAACGAGAAGATCGTGCTCGACCTCTTCCGTGAGCTGCACGAGCAGGGCACGACCATCATCGTCGTGACGCACGATGCGCTGGTCGCCTCGTGTGCGCAGCGTGAGATCATGCTGAACCACGGCATTCTGGTCGGCGAGCAGTGGAACGATGACAGGGCGCGCGAGGCATACGAGGCTGCGGGAGGCAAGCCGGCTTCCACGGGTGCGCAGGTCGAGGGCGCGCAGCAAGGTGACGCGCCGATTTCGTTCGTCAACCCGACCAAGGCCGCCAAGGTGCAGGGCTGA
- a CDS encoding YhgE/Pip domain-containing protein translates to MSNVLAIVRRDIVRLLRVPAAWVVLFGLIFIPPLYAWFNIAGFWNPYGNTNGIKVVVVNNDRGTDSKAIGKMNMGDQIVRQLKGNKQLGWKFADQHEAMQRVQSGESYASIVIPKDFSDRVAGVIEGRNARPTLEYYVNEKANALASRMTDTGASTVDSQVNETFVSTVSKVVSGIVNKTDTDINAKADTATASTLADLNKAQQSVTEIRDNIADLTTTLNDVPDKTKTARSTLDKTQKAGAQTSRQLKDVSSAIGNTQNALNDFSNNAGGTLDQSSSLLSQASANANIAINSVAAGLTKANGDVGSALSTAQQINKDTGSLISRLEAAGVPGSSSVVADLKAQNQRLGDSINALNDLNSSKHLGATVSNTVSAANGINTSTQSALGNVASARKTIATGALPQLNNGLNGLSTVAATSSANLASQGSLITQSTLVLDQLDQDAATAAKALAGTDKGLANLQSHLSTLTTDVTALSSSSALGSSGILAKSVGGNGKLDAAKIADFMLSPTVLDTKVVYPVTTYGSGMAPLFTNLTLWVGAFMLVVLMKLEVDDEGLENEPTPGQRYWGRWILFALIASVQAIVTVLGELVIGVQCHNVPIFIITAMLASMVYVSITYALSTSFMHVGKALCVALVIVQIPGSSGMYPIEMMPKFFRDMYPYFPFTYSINALRETIAGFYHADWFINMGRLMIFAVLFFILGLAVKPHMGNLQSLVDRQLKASGIITNEPALHKTHEYRISQALSMLADKEEYRAGIEERARKFALLYPKLMRGALAFGIAIPAAMAITFSLTTGTKVIALAAWVIWFLATIIFLVVVESIRDSLARQVRLGNLEDDAVRSLLYERQRPRGKKAQAKVLRSNTIGGDQR, encoded by the coding sequence ATGAGCAATGTGCTGGCCATCGTGCGACGCGACATCGTGCGCCTGTTGCGCGTGCCGGCCGCATGGGTGGTCCTTTTCGGGCTCATCTTCATTCCCCCGCTCTACGCATGGTTCAATATCGCCGGGTTCTGGAACCCCTACGGCAACACGAACGGCATCAAGGTGGTCGTGGTCAACAACGACCGCGGCACCGACTCCAAAGCCATCGGAAAGATGAATATGGGCGACCAGATCGTCCGCCAGCTCAAGGGCAACAAGCAACTTGGCTGGAAATTCGCCGACCAACACGAGGCCATGCAACGCGTTCAATCCGGGGAAAGCTACGCCTCCATCGTCATCCCGAAAGACTTTAGCGACCGTGTCGCCGGCGTCATCGAGGGGCGCAACGCACGTCCGACACTGGAATATTATGTCAACGAAAAGGCCAACGCGCTGGCCAGCCGCATGACGGACACCGGTGCTTCGACGGTCGACAGCCAGGTCAACGAGACCTTCGTTTCCACCGTAAGCAAAGTGGTCTCCGGCATTGTCAACAAAACCGATACCGATATCAATGCCAAAGCCGATACAGCCACCGCCAGCACCCTCGCCGACCTCAACAAGGCACAGCAATCCGTCACCGAGATACGCGACAATATCGCCGATTTGACGACGACCCTCAACGACGTTCCCGACAAGACGAAGACCGCCCGGAGCACGCTTGACAAAACGCAGAAGGCCGGCGCACAGACCTCCAGACAGCTCAAGGACGTCTCCTCCGCAATCGGCAATACGCAAAACGCCCTCAATGATTTCAGCAACAACGCCGGCGGTACCCTCGACCAAAGCTCCAGTCTGCTTTCACAGGCTAGCGCGAACGCCAATATCGCCATCAACTCGGTCGCGGCAGGGCTCACGAAAGCCAATGGAGACGTGGGTTCGGCACTGTCGACGGCTCAGCAGATCAACAAGGACACCGGCAGTCTTATCAGCCGCTTGGAGGCGGCAGGAGTGCCGGGAAGTTCAAGCGTGGTCGCCGACCTCAAGGCGCAGAACCAGCGCCTCGGCGATTCCATCAACGCCTTGAACGACCTCAATTCCAGCAAACATCTCGGCGCGACGGTTTCCAACACCGTCTCCGCGGCCAATGGTATCAACACTTCCACGCAATCGGCGTTGGGTAACGTTGCGAGCGCCAGAAAAACCATCGCAACCGGTGCGTTGCCTCAGCTGAACAACGGCCTCAACGGCCTTTCGACGGTGGCCGCCACATCTTCGGCCAACCTCGCTTCGCAAGGCTCGTTGATTACGCAATCCACGCTCGTGCTGGACCAGCTTGACCAAGACGCCGCCACGGCGGCCAAAGCCCTTGCCGGCACCGACAAAGGTCTGGCGAACCTGCAAAGCCATCTTTCCACGCTCACCACCGACGTCACGGCTCTTTCCAGCTCCTCCGCGCTCGGTAGCTCCGGAATCCTGGCGAAATCCGTGGGCGGCAACGGCAAGCTCGATGCGGCGAAAATCGCGGATTTCATGCTCTCGCCCACCGTTCTCGACACGAAAGTGGTCTATCCGGTCACCACGTACGGTTCCGGCATGGCACCGCTGTTCACGAACCTGACGCTGTGGGTCGGCGCGTTCATGCTGGTGGTGCTGATGAAGCTGGAGGTGGACGACGAAGGACTGGAAAACGAACCCACACCGGGCCAGCGCTATTGGGGGCGCTGGATTCTTTTCGCACTGATCGCCTCAGTGCAAGCCATCGTCACCGTGCTCGGAGAGTTGGTCATCGGCGTGCAATGTCACAACGTGCCGATTTTCATCATCACCGCAATGCTCGCCTCAATGGTATACGTCAGTATCACCTACGCGCTCTCGACTTCGTTCATGCATGTCGGCAAGGCGCTGTGCGTGGCGCTGGTCATCGTTCAGATCCCGGGCTCGTCGGGCATGTACCCCATCGAAATGATGCCGAAATTCTTCCGCGACATGTACCCCTACTTCCCGTTCACCTACTCCATCAACGCGCTGCGCGAGACCATCGCGGGCTTCTACCATGCCGACTGGTTCATCAACATGGGCAGGCTCATGATTTTCGCCGTCCTGTTCTTTATCCTCGGGCTCGCGGTCAAGCCGCATATGGGCAATCTGCAGAGCCTGGTCGACCGTCAGCTCAAAGCCAGCGGTATCATCACCAACGAACCCGCGCTACACAAAACCCACGAATACCGGATTTCGCAAGCCCTGAGCATGTTGGCAGACAAAGAGGAATACCGCGCCGGCATCGAGGAACGCGCACGGAAATTCGCTCTGCTCTACCCCAAGCTCATGCGCGGGGCGCTGGCTTTCGGCATCGCCATTCCGGCGGCCATGGCCATCACCTTCTCGCTGACCACCGGCACCAAGGTGATTGCGCTGGCCGCGTGGGTCATCTGGTTCCTTGCCACCATCATTTTCCTGGTTGTCGTCGAATCTATCCGTGACAGCCTCGCCCGTCAGGTACGCCTTGGCAATCTTGAGGACGACGCCGTACGTTCGTTGCTCTACGAACGCCAGCGACCACGCGGCAAGAAGGCACAGGCAAAGGTCCTTCGAAGCAACACGATCGGAGGCGACCAGCGATGA